In one window of Candidatus Sulfuricurvum sp. RIFRC-1 DNA:
- the csrA gene encoding carbon storage regulator CsrA, with protein sequence MLILSRRPEESIIIADTITVKVVSIEKGVVKLGIDAPHNIRVLRSELVRAVEDSNKEASSGHDESLLQQLVQKLKL encoded by the coding sequence ATGCTGATTCTCTCCCGCAGACCTGAAGAATCGATCATTATCGCCGATACAATCACCGTTAAAGTGGTCTCAATCGAAAAAGGGGTCGTAAAGCTAGGGATAGATGCCCCGCACAATATTCGGGTATTACGGAGTGAGCTTGTTCGCGCCGTCGAAGATTCAAACAAAGAGGCATCATCAGGTCATGATGAATCACTCCTGCAACAACTGGTACAAAAACTCAAATTATGA
- the truB gene encoding tRNA pseudouridine(55) synthase TruB, giving the protein MNRLFVAYKPSGISSNQLLGRLKRRYGVKKAGYSGTLDPFAKGVLIIAFGNHGRLFRFLNKTPKRYRATLWLGAYSPTLDIEKIETIDETQPLSVEQIQPILNSLTGELTYLPPKYSAKRIEGRRAYEFAREGKEVDLHEITSTIYNLTLIHYTHPFLTFEATVSEGSYIRSLGEMIANRLGCNGALSALERLNEGQFIYENEKELDLKTSLAITKNRYNGTLQTVLLGQPLSREDFDISDNGTYWIDNGDTISILEITSDGVRYILNKVEAC; this is encoded by the coding sequence TTGAATCGTCTTTTCGTTGCCTATAAACCCTCTGGAATAAGTTCAAATCAGCTCTTAGGGAGACTTAAACGGCGTTACGGCGTCAAAAAAGCGGGCTACTCCGGTACATTAGATCCCTTTGCCAAAGGGGTGCTTATTATTGCATTCGGCAATCACGGACGATTGTTTCGATTTTTAAACAAAACCCCTAAGCGTTATCGAGCGACGCTTTGGCTTGGAGCCTATTCGCCGACTCTGGATATTGAAAAAATCGAGACGATAGACGAGACTCAGCCTCTCAGTGTAGAGCAGATTCAACCTATTTTAAACTCTTTAACCGGTGAGCTCACCTATCTACCGCCCAAATACAGCGCAAAGCGAATCGAAGGGCGCAGAGCTTATGAATTCGCCCGTGAAGGAAAAGAGGTTGATTTGCATGAAATCACCTCGACAATCTATAATCTTACCCTCATCCACTACACGCATCCCTTTCTTACCTTTGAAGCAACTGTTTCCGAGGGGAGCTATATCCGTTCACTCGGAGAAATGATTGCCAATCGCTTAGGTTGCAATGGTGCCCTTAGTGCATTAGAGCGGCTCAATGAAGGGCAATTTATCTACGAAAATGAAAAAGAGCTTGATCTTAAAACCTCTCTCGCTATTACCAAAAACCGCTATAATGGCACATTACAAACGGTTCTACTCGGTCAACCATTATCACGCGAAGATTTTGATATTAGCGACAATGGAACCTACTGGATCGACAACGGTGATACCATCTCGATTCTAGAGATTACCTCTGATGGCGTCCGTTATATTCTCAATAAGGTTGAAGCATGCTGA
- a CDS encoding UvrD-helicase domain-containing protein, with protein sequence MDEILSNLNEAQRSAVERIDGPLLILAGAGSGKTKTITTRLAYLLDQVGIPAGNTLTLTFTNKAAKEMRERAMGLIAQNSYPPLLCTFHKFGLLFLKFHIHLLGRANNFVVIDTDDKKKIIKKINADLPTALIASEISRYKNSLIDPAEAYAQAELTNYKHIAKIYEEYEAYLLKNNLVDFDDLLCLTYKLLNENPDLCTQTSEKYRYIMIDEYQDTNELQLRLLQKLCSTHNNLCVVGDDDQSIYGWRGAHVRNILEFDQDFANTMVVKLEHNYRSTQPILTVANALIEHNRSRLGKTLIATKEGGEAVQTITSNDESEESQKIAKTIKTLITQGVRPNEIAVLYRINALSRSLEEGLNRAGVAYKLVGGLRFYDRAEIKDLISYLRVITNVHDNFSLKRIINKPKRGLGKATIDKIELSSIEAGKSMFEFISTLNESELESLVRKKSAGELRDFVSEILELRLVAEEAIYRFIDLLETRFKIKETLKGLPDEAEKIANIDEFYGLFRDYVKQNPDASLAEFLNDITLQSEQDQVEGESIYIMSIHASKGLEFEHLFVIGMEEGFLPLIGDGSDLEEERRLGYVAITRAKSNLTLSNVNSRFYKGRRTDLQKSRFINEAGLCEGSLILEKNTSYKKGDLIRHKIFGAGRVEGVSKAGREFKLSINFGGNKRDILASFVEKL encoded by the coding sequence ATGGATGAAATTCTCTCAAATCTTAATGAAGCACAACGCAGTGCGGTGGAGCGGATTGACGGTCCTTTGCTCATTTTGGCAGGAGCAGGAAGCGGAAAAACCAAAACCATTACCACACGCCTTGCGTATCTGCTTGATCAAGTCGGAATTCCCGCAGGCAACACACTCACCCTCACTTTTACCAATAAAGCGGCCAAAGAGATGCGTGAGCGGGCGATGGGACTTATCGCCCAAAATTCCTATCCCCCTTTGCTTTGTACCTTTCATAAATTCGGCCTCCTTTTTCTCAAATTTCATATCCATTTGCTGGGACGTGCTAATAATTTTGTAGTTATCGATACCGATGACAAAAAGAAAATCATTAAAAAAATCAATGCTGATCTTCCCACTGCCCTGATCGCCAGTGAAATTTCCCGCTATAAGAATTCTCTCATCGATCCTGCCGAAGCGTACGCGCAAGCGGAACTTACGAACTACAAGCACATTGCTAAAATCTATGAAGAGTATGAAGCCTATCTGCTCAAAAATAATCTCGTCGATTTCGATGATTTGCTCTGCCTCACCTATAAGCTCCTCAATGAGAATCCCGATCTGTGTACTCAGACATCGGAAAAATATCGCTATATCATGATCGACGAATATCAAGACACCAATGAATTACAATTACGATTACTCCAAAAATTGTGCAGTACTCACAACAATCTCTGCGTCGTAGGGGACGATGATCAGAGTATCTACGGATGGCGGGGGGCGCATGTGCGAAATATCCTTGAGTTCGATCAGGATTTCGCCAATACGATGGTGGTCAAATTGGAGCACAACTACCGATCCACCCAGCCTATTCTCACGGTTGCCAATGCCCTCATCGAACATAACCGCTCAAGATTGGGTAAAACACTCATCGCAACCAAAGAGGGGGGAGAGGCGGTCCAAACCATCACCTCGAATGATGAGAGCGAAGAGTCCCAAAAAATTGCCAAGACAATCAAAACTCTTATCACCCAAGGAGTCCGCCCGAATGAAATCGCGGTACTTTATCGGATCAATGCCCTCAGCCGTTCTCTCGAAGAGGGACTAAACCGCGCCGGTGTCGCTTATAAGCTCGTCGGCGGTTTACGTTTCTATGACCGTGCCGAGATCAAAGATCTCATCAGTTATCTGCGTGTCATCACCAACGTTCATGATAATTTCTCTCTCAAGCGGATTATCAATAAACCTAAACGGGGTCTGGGAAAAGCGACGATTGATAAAATTGAGCTCTCTTCCATCGAAGCGGGTAAATCGATGTTTGAATTTATCTCTACCCTCAATGAGAGTGAGCTCGAATCGCTTGTACGGAAAAAAAGTGCCGGGGAGCTGCGTGATTTCGTCTCCGAAATTCTTGAACTTCGTCTCGTTGCAGAAGAGGCAATTTACCGTTTTATCGATCTGCTTGAAACACGTTTTAAAATCAAAGAGACCCTAAAAGGGCTCCCGGACGAAGCCGAAAAAATAGCCAATATCGATGAATTTTACGGTCTCTTTCGTGATTATGTCAAACAAAATCCTGACGCTTCATTGGCTGAGTTTCTCAACGACATCACCTTGCAAAGCGAACAAGATCAAGTGGAGGGCGAGAGTATCTATATCATGAGTATCCACGCTTCCAAAGGGCTGGAATTCGAGCACCTATTCGTTATCGGTATGGAGGAGGGATTTTTACCGCTTATCGGCGATGGGAGTGATCTCGAAGAAGAACGTCGTCTGGGGTATGTTGCTATCACCCGTGCCAAAAGCAATCTTACCCTCTCCAATGTCAACAGCCGCTTTTACAAAGGACGCCGTACCGATCTGCAAAAAAGCCGCTTCATCAACGAAGCGGGATTATGCGAAGGTTCCCTGATCTTGGAAAAAAATACCTCCTATAAAAAAGGGGACTTAATACGCCATAAAATCTTCGGTGCCGGACGGGTCGAAGGGGTTAGCAAAGCGGGACGCGAGTTTAAACTCAGTATCAATTTCGGCGGTAATAAACGGGATATTCTTGCCTCATTCGTGGAGAAACTTTAA
- a CDS encoding LysR family transcriptional regulator encodes MLKDFAKLMTFLTVVREKSFSKASAKLGISQPAVTQQIKFIEDYLDTRVVERKKNGIKLTKEGEDLFRIAIKLEKAIQSSEKELLKIINKEFTFIVGASYAIGNYVLPSYLGQLKEKINNEVHIRVAFSEEIVDQLIDKKIDIALIESPVFKEGLIYREWEEDELVMFSNQPIPKQLRKEDMYKFDWICRDENSHTRKLTAEVFEEIGVECSGFNVIGVVASSTAIKETLMRSPKDAARPVVSVISRHVISDEVEEGRLFEARIKNYKIKRKFYIVYSKERKHDAFIDNVVTYLLGLKL; translated from the coding sequence ATGTTAAAAGATTTTGCAAAACTCATGACCTTTCTGACGGTCGTTAGGGAGAAAAGTTTTTCAAAAGCATCGGCGAAACTCGGTATTTCTCAGCCTGCCGTAACACAGCAGATTAAATTTATCGAAGATTACCTCGATACTCGTGTGGTAGAGCGTAAAAAGAACGGGATCAAGTTAACCAAAGAGGGTGAAGATCTTTTCCGTATTGCGATAAAGCTTGAAAAAGCGATCCAATCGAGTGAAAAAGAGCTCCTTAAAATCATCAATAAAGAGTTCACTTTTATCGTGGGTGCTTCGTATGCGATCGGTAACTATGTATTGCCATCGTACTTGGGTCAACTCAAAGAGAAGATTAATAACGAAGTTCACATCCGTGTTGCATTTTCAGAGGAAATTGTAGATCAGTTGATTGATAAAAAGATTGATATCGCCCTTATTGAATCACCGGTATTTAAAGAGGGATTAATTTACCGTGAATGGGAAGAAGATGAATTGGTTATGTTCTCCAATCAGCCGATCCCAAAACAGCTTCGTAAAGAAGATATGTATAAATTCGACTGGATCTGCCGTGATGAAAATTCTCATACACGCAAATTGACCGCAGAAGTGTTTGAAGAGATCGGGGTAGAGTGTTCAGGATTCAATGTCATCGGTGTCGTTGCCAGCTCGACAGCGATTAAAGAGACATTGATGCGTTCACCGAAAGATGCTGCACGTCCGGTTGTATCGGTCATTTCTCGCCATGTTATCAGTGATGAGGTGGAAGAGGGGAGATTGTTCGAAGCGCGGATTAAAAATTATAAAATCAAGCGTAAATTCTACATCGTCTACAGCAAAGAGCGTAAACATGACGCGTTTATCGATAACGTTGTGACGTATCTACTGGGATTAAAACTGTAA
- a CDS encoding aminotransferase class IV family protein, with amino-acid sequence MLLETIRCEEGLPLHLSYHQKRLESSLQSLGIDKNYELKILITPPDRGLYRCRFLYDANHYSIEFIPYTPKKISSLKLIHADTIEYPLKYAQRENLNNLYEKREDCDDVLIVKNGLLTDTTIANIAFFIDGKWLTPDIPLLKGTTRARMIEKGVVYPVSLRVSDIAKATKIALMNAMMGFIEVESGIIT; translated from the coding sequence ATGCTCTTAGAAACGATACGGTGCGAAGAGGGTCTGCCTCTTCACCTCTCCTATCATCAAAAGCGTTTAGAAAGTTCACTCCAATCTCTCGGCATCGATAAAAATTATGAGCTTAAAATATTGATAACACCTCCCGATCGTGGACTCTATCGATGCCGTTTTCTTTATGACGCAAACCACTATTCCATCGAGTTCATCCCCTATACACCCAAAAAAATCAGCTCTCTTAAGCTAATTCATGCCGATACCATTGAGTATCCCCTTAAATACGCACAGAGAGAAAATTTAAATAATCTGTATGAGAAGCGAGAGGATTGCGACGATGTTCTTATCGTGAAAAACGGCTTGCTTACCGACACTACGATCGCAAATATTGCCTTTTTCATTGATGGGAAATGGCTCACTCCGGACATCCCTTTGCTCAAGGGAACGACACGTGCAAGAATGATTGAAAAAGGGGTCGTTTATCCCGTATCCTTACGTGTATCTGATATTGCAAAAGCAACAAAGATAGCCCTTATGAATGCGATGATGGGATTCATTGAAGTCGAAAGTGGTATAATTACCTAA
- the cysK gene encoding cysteine synthase A has product MKIAANITELIGNTPLVRLNAPSGSSGATILGKCEFMNPTSSVKDRIGFNMIKTAMEEGRINQETLIIEPTSGNTGIALASICAALRLKLTLTMPESMSIERRNLLKALGANLVLTPAAAGMKGAIDEANALVASTPNAIVLQQFSNPANPAIHRVTTAQEILRDTDGNVDIFVAAIGTGGTITGTGEALRAALPNIQIIAVEPKDSPVLSGGKPGPHKIQGIGAGFVPDVLNTAIYNEVIMVSNEDAIAASKALAKTEGLLVGISAGANVHAAALIAARPENRGKTIVTILCDTAERYLSTPLFES; this is encoded by the coding sequence ATGAAAATCGCGGCAAATATCACTGAACTCATCGGCAACACGCCACTTGTACGGCTCAATGCACCATCTGGCAGTAGCGGAGCAACCATTTTAGGAAAATGCGAATTTATGAATCCGACCAGTTCGGTCAAAGACCGTATCGGGTTTAACATGATTAAAACCGCAATGGAAGAGGGTCGTATCAACCAAGAGACCTTGATTATCGAGCCGACCAGCGGAAATACCGGTATCGCACTCGCCTCTATCTGTGCTGCTTTGAGGTTAAAACTCACCCTCACCATGCCTGAATCAATGTCAATCGAACGACGCAATCTTCTCAAAGCTCTCGGGGCAAATCTCGTCCTCACACCGGCAGCAGCAGGGATGAAAGGGGCTATTGATGAGGCCAATGCATTGGTTGCATCAACCCCCAATGCTATCGTTCTTCAACAATTTTCCAATCCTGCAAATCCTGCTATCCACCGTGTCACCACGGCTCAAGAAATTTTACGCGATACCGATGGAAATGTCGATATTTTTGTCGCTGCTATCGGAACCGGAGGGACAATTACCGGAACGGGGGAAGCACTCCGAGCCGCTTTGCCGAATATCCAAATCATTGCTGTAGAGCCCAAAGATTCCCCTGTCCTCTCAGGCGGAAAACCGGGGCCGCATAAGATTCAAGGGATCGGAGCGGGATTCGTCCCCGATGTACTCAACACAGCCATTTACAATGAAGTGATTATGGTGAGCAACGAAGATGCAATCGCAGCCTCCAAAGCACTCGCTAAAACGGAAGGGCTGCTCGTCGGTATCTCTGCGGGGGCTAATGTCCATGCCGCTGCGCTCATCGCTGCTCGCCCTGAAAATCGTGGCAAAACAATCGTCACTATTTTATGCGATACCGCAGAACGTTATCTCAGTACGCCGCTGTTTGAATCGTAA
- a CDS encoding acetyl-CoA carboxylase biotin carboxylase subunit, producing MREYVKTKKISKVLIANRGEIALRIIRACKELGIKSVVVFSEVDVNGVWVRKADECYPIMGDPIAAYLDYDRIISLAKKADCDAIHPGYGFLSESAEFAQACVDNGIIFIGPKPEHIALFGDKMASKVAMRAVGVPMLPGTDEPIDNVEDAEKIAIGIGFPVIIKAAFGGGGRGMRIVERAEDFKEMYESATNEALRFFSRGETFIEKYLKNPRHIEIQIVADKYGNVVHLGDRDCSIQRRHQKVIEIAPSPLLNEATRRELYRISTKAMFKLGYESVGTIEYLVDQDDNIYFIEMNTRVQVEHPVTEAISGIDLIQRMIQIAEGDPLIFMQEEIKFRGYAIEFRINAENPKMGFVPSPGLITNYLAPGGPGVRLDSMAYTNYQIPSNYDSMIGKLIVTALTWEDAVRKATRALDEFLIEGVPTNIPLHRQIVRDQDFIDGKLDTGYLDTKLQSFNLDAIHNMDDEETKMKQITAVIEAINKNKLNVRH from the coding sequence ATGAGGGAATACGTGAAAACTAAAAAGATCAGCAAAGTATTGATCGCGAACCGTGGTGAAATCGCACTTCGCATTATTCGAGCCTGTAAAGAGTTGGGGATTAAAAGCGTCGTCGTTTTTTCAGAAGTAGACGTTAATGGTGTATGGGTTCGTAAAGCTGATGAGTGTTATCCGATCATGGGTGACCCAATTGCCGCGTATCTTGATTATGATCGTATTATCTCTTTGGCGAAAAAAGCTGATTGTGACGCGATCCATCCGGGATACGGCTTTTTGTCCGAGAGTGCAGAATTCGCACAAGCATGTGTCGATAACGGTATTATATTCATTGGTCCGAAACCGGAACATATCGCCCTTTTCGGTGATAAAATGGCGTCAAAAGTAGCGATGCGTGCGGTGGGTGTTCCGATGCTTCCGGGTACGGATGAGCCGATCGATAATGTCGAAGATGCTGAGAAGATTGCAATCGGAATCGGATTCCCTGTTATCATCAAAGCGGCTTTCGGAGGTGGCGGACGCGGTATGCGTATCGTTGAACGTGCGGAAGATTTTAAAGAGATGTACGAGTCTGCAACTAACGAAGCGTTGCGTTTCTTTAGCCGTGGTGAAACATTTATCGAAAAATATCTCAAAAATCCTCGTCACATCGAGATCCAAATCGTTGCGGATAAATACGGTAACGTTGTTCATCTCGGAGACCGTGACTGTTCTATCCAACGTCGTCACCAAAAAGTGATCGAGATCGCACCGTCTCCATTATTGAATGAAGCGACTCGTCGTGAGCTTTACCGTATTTCGACCAAAGCGATGTTCAAACTCGGCTATGAGAGTGTCGGAACAATCGAATATCTGGTTGATCAAGATGACAATATCTACTTTATCGAGATGAACACCCGTGTTCAAGTAGAACATCCGGTAACGGAAGCGATCTCAGGAATCGATTTGATCCAACGTATGATCCAAATTGCAGAGGGTGATCCACTTATTTTCATGCAAGAAGAGATTAAATTTCGTGGGTATGCGATCGAATTCCGTATCAATGCCGAAAATCCTAAAATGGGCTTTGTCCCATCTCCGGGTCTTATCACTAACTATCTTGCACCGGGTGGCCCTGGGGTGCGTTTGGATTCTATGGCATACACCAACTATCAAATCCCTTCAAACTACGATTCAATGATCGGTAAATTGATTGTTACGGCGTTGACATGGGAAGATGCGGTGCGTAAAGCGACTCGTGCATTGGATGAGTTCTTGATCGAGGGGGTTCCGACGAATATCCCTCTTCACCGTCAAATCGTTCGTGACCAAGATTTTATCGATGGTAAACTTGATACCGGTTACCTCGATACAAAATTACAAAGTTTTAATCTTGATGCGATCCACAACATGGACGACGAAGAGACGAAAATGAAACAGATCACTGCTGTTATCGAAGCCATCAACAAAAACAAGCTCAACGTTCGCCACTAA
- a CDS encoding apolipoprotein N-acyltransferase: protein MKYRYTPFMELLLAPLLIALFFSAFIYWEHFALTSKALNTFSGLIALYALLHAPKRTVLISGFWIGLLWCYWIGFSFQYYGLGWATWLVALGFGIVYSLYYGTMSLTSNPFIRALVLFALTFVWPMDFNWMQPELIFVESYLGFTKWQFALVLFSLALSGWFSGFKKLFPLMLLLGAIQTSYATPPLPDVKIKLVSTDISQDFKWQNERLEQTLQENFDAIDDAIAQGYDLVVLPESAFPLYMNEYAVISEALAQRSMHIAILTGTLHKEDGLNYNVSYLYNEGNVTVAKKTILVPFGEYIPLPEFLRGWVNREIFGGGADFVTAEKPTDFNVKGATFRNAVCYEATRSELYTPEVRYIIAVSNNGWFKPSIEPTVQNLLIRFYARKNNTIVFHAANGGGSGIVY, encoded by the coding sequence ATGAAATATCGATATACACCCTTTATGGAACTCCTTCTCGCCCCGTTGCTCATTGCCCTTTTTTTCTCCGCTTTTATTTACTGGGAACATTTCGCTCTCACATCCAAAGCACTCAACACGTTTTCAGGGTTAATTGCCCTCTATGCTCTCCTGCATGCCCCGAAGCGTACCGTACTCATCAGCGGATTTTGGATCGGACTGCTGTGGTGTTACTGGATCGGATTTAGTTTTCAATATTACGGTCTTGGATGGGCAACATGGCTGGTAGCTCTGGGATTTGGAATCGTCTATTCCCTCTATTACGGGACGATGTCCCTCACCTCCAATCCATTCATCCGGGCCCTCGTCTTGTTCGCTCTCACGTTTGTCTGGCCGATGGATTTCAACTGGATGCAGCCGGAACTTATTTTCGTCGAAAGTTATCTCGGGTTTACCAAATGGCAGTTTGCCCTTGTCCTCTTTTCTCTTGCACTCTCAGGATGGTTTAGCGGCTTCAAAAAACTCTTTCCTTTAATGCTGCTGCTCGGCGCCATCCAAACTTCGTACGCCACCCCGCCTCTTCCCGATGTCAAAATCAAGCTCGTCTCAACCGATATTTCTCAAGATTTCAAATGGCAAAATGAGCGCTTAGAGCAAACACTCCAAGAAAATTTCGATGCCATCGATGATGCGATCGCTCAGGGGTACGATCTTGTCGTCCTCCCCGAATCGGCATTTCCTCTCTATATGAACGAATACGCCGTGATTTCCGAAGCACTCGCACAGCGCTCAATGCATATCGCCATACTCACCGGAACACTGCACAAAGAAGACGGTTTAAACTACAACGTATCTTACCTCTATAATGAAGGCAATGTCACCGTCGCAAAAAAAACAATTCTCGTCCCCTTCGGCGAATACATACCGCTACCGGAGTTTTTACGCGGATGGGTCAATCGGGAGATTTTCGGCGGGGGGGCTGATTTCGTCACGGCCGAAAAACCGACCGATTTTAACGTTAAAGGGGCAACTTTTCGCAATGCCGTCTGCTACGAAGCGACACGCTCTGAACTCTACACTCCTGAAGTGCGCTACATAATTGCCGTCAGTAATAACGGATGGTTTAAACCCTCCATCGAGCCGACAGTACAAAATCTTCTGATTCGTTTTTATGCCCGTAAAAACAATACAATAGTGTTTCATGCGGCGAATGGCGGGGGAAGCGGGATAGTGTATTAA
- the yajC gene encoding preprotein translocase subunit YajC, translating to MEIVSQILPFVFLIAIMYFVIIRPQNQQAKKHKEMVESLAKGDKIITTGGLIVEIKKVEETYFTIKMNNETEGRLVKDAVARKYEDEV from the coding sequence ATGGAAATTGTTTCACAAATTCTCCCTTTCGTCTTTTTGATCGCTATTATGTACTTCGTGATCATTCGTCCCCAAAACCAGCAGGCTAAAAAGCACAAAGAGATGGTTGAATCCCTCGCAAAAGGGGATAAGATTATCACAACCGGCGGATTGATCGTTGAGATTAAAAAAGTCGAAGAGACCTATTTCACGATTAAAATGAACAATGAAACCGAAGGGCGCCTCGTTAAAGATGCAGTAGCCAGAAAGTACGAGGATGAAGTTTAA
- the secD gene encoding protein translocase subunit SecD: protein MKFNFRVILLIAAALFGIIFSVPSLTQSEHGAKVTLGLDLQGGLHLLLGVKTEEAVNSQLKSVASGLKHFSEQNDILLDGLSVEGDHVVFELMDSEDGAKIDEHLKSVQGTAVKLSGAAYSVSFKPEEVEKLKTQSVDQAIETIRNRLDQFGLAEPVVARQGVDKILVELPGIKTPQEEQRARELISRAAKLELMAVDEDRSMRVNDMSDAEALSFGDKILEDALQPNVKHLVNEIPILDGTMLTDAQVGYDQNNRPVINFSLNSAGAQVFGDFTGRSVGKRLAIVLDGKVYSAPVINERIGGGSGQISGNYTIEEANDLAIALRSGALLAPIYMLEKRSVGPSLGADSIKASLLALVSGFVLVMIFMMMYYGLAGIIANLAVLINIFIILAMMALLGATLTLPGMAGIVLHIGLAVDANIIINERVREQLRLGLSVRKALEEGYAKAMRAILDSNITQIIACTILYVYGTGAIKGFAVTLSMGILASMLTAIVGTYGIFQLFTNRIEKSKNYKMWFGMTRKVNG from the coding sequence ATGAAGTTTAATTTCCGTGTTATTTTACTCATAGCGGCTGCTCTTTTCGGGATCATCTTTTCGGTCCCTTCCCTCACACAAAGCGAACATGGTGCAAAAGTTACCCTTGGACTCGATCTTCAGGGTGGATTACATCTTCTTTTGGGGGTTAAAACCGAAGAAGCGGTTAACTCTCAGCTCAAATCGGTTGCCTCCGGTCTAAAGCACTTTAGTGAACAGAATGATATTTTACTCGACGGTCTCAGTGTTGAGGGAGATCATGTGGTCTTTGAACTCATGGACAGTGAAGACGGTGCCAAGATTGATGAACATTTAAAGAGCGTTCAAGGTACAGCGGTCAAACTCTCCGGTGCAGCGTATAGTGTTTCGTTTAAACCCGAAGAGGTTGAAAAGCTAAAGACCCAATCGGTGGATCAGGCGATTGAAACGATTCGTAACCGTCTCGATCAGTTCGGTTTGGCAGAGCCTGTCGTCGCACGTCAAGGGGTTGATAAAATTCTCGTGGAGCTTCCGGGGATCAAAACACCGCAAGAAGAGCAGCGTGCACGTGAGTTGATCTCCCGTGCAGCGAAGCTGGAACTCATGGCAGTCGATGAAGATCGCTCAATGCGTGTAAATGACATGAGCGATGCGGAAGCGCTGAGCTTCGGGGACAAAATTCTCGAAGATGCGTTGCAGCCGAATGTCAAACATCTGGTTAATGAGATTCCTATTTTGGATGGGACAATGCTGACCGATGCACAGGTGGGATACGATCAAAACAATCGTCCGGTGATTAATTTTTCACTCAATTCTGCCGGTGCACAGGTTTTCGGTGATTTTACCGGGAGAAGTGTGGGTAAACGTCTCGCGATCGTTTTGGATGGAAAAGTGTACTCAGCACCCGTAATCAATGAACGTATCGGCGGTGGAAGCGGTCAGATCAGCGGTAACTACACAATCGAAGAGGCAAACGATTTAGCGATTGCTCTCCGATCCGGTGCCTTGCTTGCCCCTATCTATATGTTGGAAAAACGCTCTGTCGGGCCAAGTCTGGGAGCGGACAGTATTAAAGCCTCTTTGCTCGCATTGGTGAGCGGATTTGTATTGGTTATGATTTTTATGATGATGTACTATGGGTTGGCAGGTATTATCGCCAACCTTGCAGTCTTGATCAATATCTTTATTATTTTGGCGATGATGGCACTTTTAGGTGCGACACTGACATTGCCGGGTATGGCGGGTATCGTCTTGCATATCGGTCTTGCTGTTGATGCCAATATTATCATCAACGAGCGTGTTCGTGAGCAGTTACGATTGGGTCTTAGTGTTCGAAAAGCGTTGGAAGAGGGATATGCTAAAGCGATGCGGGCTATTTTGGACTCCAATATTACCCAAATTATTGCGTGTACCATTTTGTATGTCTATGGAACGGGTGCGATTAAAGGGTTTGCCGTAACACTCAGTATGGGTATTTTGGCCTCTATGTTGACGGCGATTGTCGGAACCTACGGGATTTTTCAACTCTTTACCAATCGTATTGAAAAATCGAAAAACTACAAAATGTGGTTTGGAATGACGAGAAAGGTGAACGGATAA